The proteins below are encoded in one region of Belonocnema kinseyi isolate 2016_QV_RU_SX_M_011 chromosome 1, B_treatae_v1, whole genome shotgun sequence:
- the LOC117170136 gene encoding uncharacterized protein LOC117170136 yields the protein MQLSLSALCAISAFLVIKADEEVPLRPELRRCNRNAEDFSSCLRLAIEEGWPTIVKGIPELEIPQLDPFVINSIEQEFHNGILRGKMTVKNSKTFGASGHRFRSVKAHLEGDRFNIEMDVTVPKILLEGDYKGDGFISAFKIGGKGKFNVTMEGIRTYFGLEGRVENDRWVIEHFKVLPEISNMHIWFSDFFNGNQDLNKAALIFSNQYWPLLYRGMLPYVSQYMDNYLTEFANRIFSKLSFSNTFPS from the exons ATGCAACTATCACTTTCCGCGCTGTGTGCCATCAGTGCATTTTTGGTCATCAAAGCTGATGAAGAAGTGCCTCTGC GTCCTGAGTTGAGGCGCTGTAATAGAAATGCCGAAGATTTCTCTTCATGTCTGAGGCTTGCCATTGAGGAAGGATGGCCGACTATTGTCAAAG GAATTCCTGAACTTGAAATTCCACAATTGGATCCCTTTGTGATCAACTCAATAGAACAGGAATTTCATAACGGTATCTTGCGTGGAAAGATGACAGTGAAGAATTCCAAGACTTTTGGTGCTTCTGGCCATCGATTTCGGTCAGTGAAGGCTCATCTTGAGGGAGATCGATTTAATATCGAAATGGACGTGACAGTGCCAAAAATTCTGCTCGAGGGTGACTACAAGGGAGATGGATTTATCAGTGCTTTCAAGATCGGTGGAAAAG GTAAATTCAATGTTACCATGGAAGGAATCAGGACGTATTTTGGCCTCGAAGGACGCGTAGAGAATGATAGATGGGTCATTGAGCATTTCAAAGTTCTGCCTGAAATTTCGAATATGCACATCTGGTTTAGTGACTTTTTCAATGGAAATCAAGACCTCA ATAAAGCAGCCCTCATCTTCAGCAATCAGTACTGGCCTCTACTCTACCGAGGAATGTTACCTTATGTATCACAATACATGGACAACTACTTGACTGAATTCGCCAACCGCATATTCTCAAAGCTGTCGTTTTCAAATACGTTTCCTAGTTAA